The genomic segment GTTCACGCCCGCCGCGCTCATAGCCGACCCCGTGTGGTTTGGGCGCTACTATTTCCCCGGAGGAAGTTTCAACTTCACGGGCAATGAGGCCGACAAGAAGCTGTCCGACATGTGGACCAAACAAGCGCAGATTTTGGACCCCACGGAGCGGCACGCGGTCATCCGCGCCGTGGACGAATACGCGTGGAACGAGAGCGTGTCTTCCGTACCACTTGTCATCTTCAACACCTTCGTGGTGGCGTGGCCCGAGGTCAAGGGCCTCGTGCGGGGTGCGACGGACTACGCCACGAACAACTTGCAGGAGATATGGCTGGCGCAGTAGCGCAAGTCGCTGGGCGCAGTGGGCGGGGGTTGCATCGCGCTCTACTGGTGGCGGTTGCCGCCCTCTCTCCACTGTTGACGCTATAGTGTCGTGCTTCCAATAATTCGTTACGGAAGGGGTTCGTCTGGAATCTCCGACACGAGGGAGCCAGAGGGGGCAGACCCCCGTAGCCTGTCCCTTCGGCAGGCTCAGGGCGAGCTCTGAGCGAAGTCGAAGGAACGGGGGCACTGGGGGTGACCCCCAGTATCCCTCATTCCCCTTCCTCGGAGAAGGAAGGGGAACTAAAGGGGATGGTTCCCTGGGTGAAAGACCAGGAACCATGCAAAGGCGATTAACGCCGTGGGCCGCCGTGCGCGCGCGCTGCGGCGAGCGCACGGCGTTGCAGAGTCTCGCAGGTAACGAGATTTCGAAAGCACTACAATAGCACCTCATGGAGAATGACACCGCCGTTCGGCTGGAGTCGCCGAATGGCTGCATTCCCTGGGTTGCGACTAACAAGCCGGGATGGGTGGACGCGCAAAGTCCAGGGGCGCGCCCGCGTTCCTTTTCAGGCGCCCTGGCTCGCTCCACATGTGACCCACCCACATTGAGTAACGAGGTGTGAACGTTGGCACTGCCGCTTGAGGGGATCCGCGTCATAGATTCGTCCCAGATATTCGCCGGGCCGGGCGCCGCCATGTACCTGGGCGACCAGGGCGCTGACGTCATCAAGATAGAGCCGCCGGGCGGCGACCCCTGCCGAGGGCTTCACACGTCGGAGCGCCTGGGCAACATGAGCAAGCCTTGGCTGATCATCAACCGCAATAAGCGGAGCATTGTGGTGGACATCCGCACGCCCGACGGGCGGGAGATTGTCCACAGGCTGGTGGGCACCTCGGACGTGTTCATTCATAACTATCGTCTGGGCGTGGACAAGCGTCTGGGCGTGGACTACGAGACGCTCTCGCGGCTGAATCCCCGGCTCGTCTACCTGCACGTGACGGGCTTCGGGAAGAAGGGGCCGTTCGCGCACACCCCGGCCTACGACCTGGCGGTGCAGGCGCGTGCGGGCATCCTGGGGGCGCGGCGCCTGGCGGACGGCACGCCCATCGGCTCCCCCATCATGGTGTCAGACCTGGCCGGAGCCATGCTGCTGGCCTATGGAGTGACACTGGCCCTTTTCCAGCGCACGCGGACGGGCCGGGGCCAGACGGTGGAAAGCTCTCTGCTCAACATCTCCCTGGCGATGCAGAGCTATCAGCTTGTCCAGGTGGAAGGGGAGAATACGCCGCTGCCGGGAAGCCTGCCCAACGCTCTCTACTCGCCCTACAAGGCCGCCGATAACGAGTGGCTGATGTTCGTGTGCATTACGGACGCCCAGTGGCACGGCCTGTGCCGGATCACGGGGCTGGAGCATCTGGGCGAAGACCCCGCGTTCGACACCTACATGAAGCGCCTCTTGCTTTCGCCCGAGCTGCAACCCGTGCTGGACGCCGTGTTCGCGACGAAGCCCCGGGCCGAATGGCTGAATCTGCTGCAGGAGGCTGAAATCCCGTCATCTCCCATTCAGAGCAGGGAAGAGGTCTTTGCCGACCCACAGGTCTTGGCAAACGACATGATAACGACGTACCGTCATCCCGTGGTGGGCAACGTGAAATTCCTCAATGTGCCTCTGGAGCTTGACGGGATTCGCGGCACCCTGCGCCGTCCCGCGCCGACGCTGGGACAGCACACGGACGAGGTCATGGCGGAGATGGGCTTCAGCCCGGCGGAGGTCAAGCGGATGCGCGCGGCCAAGGTGGTGGCCTAGCGGCAACGGGGCCGCCCCGCGGCGAATTCGTTCCCCCGCGCGACCTCAGGCTGCCTTGCGGCCTGACAGGCCCGCCGCCAGGATGAACGAGCGGGACTTCCCCCGAGCGATGCTGGTGAGCAAGCCTTGCTCCTCCAAATGGACAATGGTCCACGCCACCTGGGATGTCCGGATTCCGAGGGCGCGGCACAGGACGGGCAGCGTTGCGGAGCGGTTGGCCCGCAGGTACTCAATGATCTTGGTCTCGGTACTTGTCCGTTCAATTGTCTCGACGTGTTGCATGCGTATTGCCATATGAGTGCTTTGGTTATCCTCCCGTATTTGTGACATATATCACATAGTAATGCCAGTATAGCCCGTTTTGCGACGTTGCGCAAGGAC from the Dehalococcoidia bacterium genome contains:
- a CDS encoding CoA transferase — protein: MALPLEGIRVIDSSQIFAGPGAAMYLGDQGADVIKIEPPGGDPCRGLHTSERLGNMSKPWLIINRNKRSIVVDIRTPDGREIVHRLVGTSDVFIHNYRLGVDKRLGVDYETLSRLNPRLVYLHVTGFGKKGPFAHTPAYDLAVQARAGILGARRLADGTPIGSPIMVSDLAGAMLLAYGVTLALFQRTRTGRGQTVESSLLNISLAMQSYQLVQVEGENTPLPGSLPNALYSPYKAADNEWLMFVCITDAQWHGLCRITGLEHLGEDPAFDTYMKRLLLSPELQPVLDAVFATKPRAEWLNLLQEAEIPSSPIQSREEVFADPQVLANDMITTYRHPVVGNVKFLNVPLELDGIRGTLRRPAPTLGQHTDEVMAEMGFSPAEVKRMRAAKVVA